The Mycobacteriales bacterium DNA window GACCTCTCAGCCGACCGGGACCTCTTCCTCGCGCGGCTCGGCCGGCCGGGCCCGGTCCGCCGCCCGCATGACGATCAGCCCGGCCAGGATGAAGATGATGCCGAGCACCAGGCCCAGCAGCGGCAGCCACAGGTTGACCAGGTTGATCTTGCCGATGTTGTCGTTGGCCAGCTTGGCCTGGGCCTTCTGGGTGGCGTCGTCGAAGGTCAGGTCGTACTGGATCACCGTGGCCTTGTCCTGGCCGGAACTGTCGCGCAGCGTGGTCTTGTTCTGCTCGGCGCCCTTCACGATCACGCCGGTCTTGGGCTCGACCCAGACCGTCCGCGTGTCGGTGTAGAAGACCGGCGCCTGCACGCTGGCCGCGGTCTCCCCCACCAGCGAGCCCGGGACCTCCTGGGTCTGGACCTGCATGGCCGGGACCGTCTGCACGAACTTGTACGTCGTCAGCCCCTGGACCTTGTCCTCGGAGACGAACCTGGCCGGCAGCGAGGTCTTCGAGTTCGGGTCCCAGAACGGGTAGTCCTGCTTCTGGGTGTTGAACGGGAACTTGTAGCTGACCCCCGCGTGCCGGGTCGGCACCGAGTCGACGGACTCGTTGCAGCAGTTCACGGCCTCGGCGCTGCGCCGGTCGCTGGCGACCCGGTCCAGCGTGGCCCGCACGAACGTGC harbors:
- a CDS encoding DUF3068 domain-containing protein: MRRFLGPIVLGLGVFLLVLSGLLRFFVADRVVITPIDQYAQTVAPGPGSYLDPATLQERSADLVAVRTVKADVAASDKNTAVWDVSVVLGTGDGTFVRATLDRVASDRRSAEAVNCCNESVDSVPTRHAGVSYKFPFNTQKQDYPFWDPNSKTSLPARFVSEDKVQGLTTYKFVQTVPAMQVQTQEVPGSLVGETAASVQAPVFYTDTRTVWVEPKTGVIVKGAEQNKTTLRDSSGQDKATVIQYDLTFDDATQKAQAKLANDNIGKINLVNLWLPLLGLVLGIIFILAGLIVMRAADRARPAEPREEEVPVG